From a region of the Carassius auratus strain Wakin chromosome 31, ASM336829v1, whole genome shotgun sequence genome:
- the LOC113050435 gene encoding sodium- and chloride-dependent GABA transporter 2-like isoform X1, translating into MEHGSRPGVKLNLMNGALVEARPKPQAREQWANKLEFLLAVAGHIIGLGNVWRFPYLCYKNGGGAFFVPYVLFLFTCGIPLFFLETSLGQFTSQGGITCWRKICPLFEGLGYGSQVVVLYTGVYYIIILAWAFLYLFSSFSSELPWASCSNYWNTENCKELRKSNITEYSPDKSTSPVIEFWERRILGLSEGIEQIGNVRWDLALCLLLAWIICYFCVWKGVRSTGKVVYFTATFPYLMLVVLLVRGLTLPGAKNGIIFYLYPDPTRLTDPQVWMDAGSQIFYSYGVCTGVLTALGSYNKYNNNCYRDCVYLCLLNSLTSFVAGFAIFSVLGFMADEQGMDISMVAESGPGLAFIAYPRAVALMPLPQLWAVFFFIMIIFLGLDSEFVYHEALVTAISDMYPSFFQIGHRRKFLLLFISAASFLVGLLMVTEGGLYVFQLFDYYACSGMTLLTFAILQSICVGWVYGADRLYDSIEDMIGYRPWPFMKCCWKYLTPAVCTGTFFFSLVKYTPLRFNNVYEYPWWGYAIGGFFTLSSTLLVPLWIIYLVSTTPGSMRQQVCLWFLGVLAIERHNGELQILFNNASAAIAFMQFITCICFSAPIFELVQVSHSCLLDT; encoded by the exons ATGGAGCATGGCTCAAGGCCAGGGGTGAAGTTAAACCTCATGAATGGTGCCCTAGTGGAGGCCAGACCTAAACCCCAGGCAAGAGAGCAGTGGGCTAATAAACTGGAGTTTCTCTTGGCGGTGGCAGGGCACATCATTGGCCTGGGAAATGTGTGGAGGTTTCCTTACTTGTGCTACAAGAATGGAGGGG GGGCATTTTTTGTGCCTTATGTGCTGTTTCTCTTCACCTGTGGCATTCCACTATTCTTTTTGGAGACCTCACTGGGTCAGTTCACCAGTCAGGGTGGAATAACATGCTGGAGGAAGATCTGTCCACTATTTGAAG GTCTCGGTTATGGTAGCCAAGTTGTTGTCCTCTATACTGGAGTCTATTACATTATAATTCTTGCTTGGGCTTTCCTTTACCTCTTTTCATCGTTCAGTTCAGAGCTGCCATGGGCGAGCTGCAGCAACTACTGGAACACAG AGAACTGCAAAGAGTTGAGAAAAAGCAACATTACTGAATATTCCCCAGATAAAAGCACTTCTCCTGTTATTGAGTTTTGGGA GAGAAGAATTTTGGGCTTGTCTGAGGGAATAGAGCAGATTGGTAATGTTAGATGGGACTTGGCACTTTGCCTCCTGCTGGCCTGGATCATCTGCTACTTCTGTGTGTGGAAGGGAGTGAGGTCCACAGGCAAG GTGGTCTACTTCACTGCTACTTTTCCTTATTTAATGTTGGTAGTGCTGCTTGTCCGTGGACTTACTCTTCCTGGAGCAAAGAACGGCATCATATTCTACCTCTACCCTGATCCAACACGTCTCACAGACCCACAG GTGTGGATGGATGCAGGTAGTCAGATCTTTTACTCCTATGGTGTTTGTACAGGAGTACTGACTGCTTTGGGAAGCTACAACAAATATAACAACAACTGTTATAG AGACTGTGTATACTTGTGTCTGCTCAACAGCTTAACTAGCTTTGTGGCTGGTTTTGCTATATTTTCGGTTCTGGGCTTCATGGCAGATGAACAGGGAATGGATATTTCAATGGTTGCAGAGTCag gTCCTGGTTTGGCATTCATTGCTTACCCCCGTGCTGTAGCTTTGATGCCCCTGCCTCAGTTATGGGCGGTCTTCTTCTTTATCATGATCATATTCCTGGGACTGGATAGTGAG TTTGTGTATCATGAAGCCCTGGTGACGGCCATCTCGGATATGTATCCCTCCTTCTTCCAAATCGGACATCGGCGTAAATTTCTTCTCCTCTTCATAAGTGCTGCCAGCTTCCTTGTTGGTCTGCTAATGGTAACAGAG GGTGGCCTGTATGTCTTCCAGCTTTTTGACTATTATGCCTGTAGTGGAATGACTCTTCTTACTTTTGCTATCCTTCAGTCCATCTGTGTTGGATGGGTGTATG GTGCTGATCGCCTCTATGATAGCATTGAGGATATGATTGGATATCGGCCCTGGCCCTTCATGAAGTGCTGCTGGAAATATCTAACACCAGCTGTATGCACA GgaacatttttcttttccttGGTTAAATACACTCCTCTGAGGTTCAACAATGTGTATGAGTATCCCTGGTGGGGTTATGCGATTGGTGGCTTCTTCACCCTTTCCTCCACTCTACTAGTTCCACTGTGGATCATTTATTTGGTTAGCACTACTCCAGGGTCTATGCGACAG
- the LOC113050435 gene encoding sodium- and chloride-dependent GABA transporter 2-like isoform X2: MEHGSRPGVKLNLMNGALVEARPKPQAREQWANKLEFLLAVAGHIIGLGNVWRFPYLCYKNGGGAFFVPYVLFLFTCGIPLFFLETSLGQFTSQGGITCWRKICPLFEGLGYGSQVVVLYTGVYYIIILAWAFLYLFSSFSSELPWASCSNYWNTENCKELRKSNITEYSPDKSTSPVIEFWERRILGLSEGIEQIGNVRWDLALCLLLAWIICYFCVWKGVRSTGKVVYFTATFPYLMLVVLLVRGLTLPGAKNGIIFYLYPDPTRLTDPQVWMDAGSQIFYSYGVCTGVLTALGSYNKYNNNCYRDCVYLCLLNSLTSFVAGFAIFSVLGFMADEQGMDISMVAESGPGLAFIAYPRAVALMPLPQLWAVFFFIMIIFLGLDSEFVYHEALVTAISDMYPSFFQIGHRRKFLLLFISAASFLVGLLMVTEGGLYVFQLFDYYACSGMTLLTFAILQSICVGWVYGADRLYDSIEDMIGYRPWPFMKCCWKYLTPAVCTGTFFFSLVKYTPLRFNNVYEYPWWGYAIGGFFTLSSTLLVPLWIIYLVSTTPGSMRQRVRVLCTPAEDLPDPKRPKQKLNTVSFETFTDLLTLRTVHTPNTLPHRDIV, translated from the exons ATGGAGCATGGCTCAAGGCCAGGGGTGAAGTTAAACCTCATGAATGGTGCCCTAGTGGAGGCCAGACCTAAACCCCAGGCAAGAGAGCAGTGGGCTAATAAACTGGAGTTTCTCTTGGCGGTGGCAGGGCACATCATTGGCCTGGGAAATGTGTGGAGGTTTCCTTACTTGTGCTACAAGAATGGAGGGG GGGCATTTTTTGTGCCTTATGTGCTGTTTCTCTTCACCTGTGGCATTCCACTATTCTTTTTGGAGACCTCACTGGGTCAGTTCACCAGTCAGGGTGGAATAACATGCTGGAGGAAGATCTGTCCACTATTTGAAG GTCTCGGTTATGGTAGCCAAGTTGTTGTCCTCTATACTGGAGTCTATTACATTATAATTCTTGCTTGGGCTTTCCTTTACCTCTTTTCATCGTTCAGTTCAGAGCTGCCATGGGCGAGCTGCAGCAACTACTGGAACACAG AGAACTGCAAAGAGTTGAGAAAAAGCAACATTACTGAATATTCCCCAGATAAAAGCACTTCTCCTGTTATTGAGTTTTGGGA GAGAAGAATTTTGGGCTTGTCTGAGGGAATAGAGCAGATTGGTAATGTTAGATGGGACTTGGCACTTTGCCTCCTGCTGGCCTGGATCATCTGCTACTTCTGTGTGTGGAAGGGAGTGAGGTCCACAGGCAAG GTGGTCTACTTCACTGCTACTTTTCCTTATTTAATGTTGGTAGTGCTGCTTGTCCGTGGACTTACTCTTCCTGGAGCAAAGAACGGCATCATATTCTACCTCTACCCTGATCCAACACGTCTCACAGACCCACAG GTGTGGATGGATGCAGGTAGTCAGATCTTTTACTCCTATGGTGTTTGTACAGGAGTACTGACTGCTTTGGGAAGCTACAACAAATATAACAACAACTGTTATAG AGACTGTGTATACTTGTGTCTGCTCAACAGCTTAACTAGCTTTGTGGCTGGTTTTGCTATATTTTCGGTTCTGGGCTTCATGGCAGATGAACAGGGAATGGATATTTCAATGGTTGCAGAGTCag gTCCTGGTTTGGCATTCATTGCTTACCCCCGTGCTGTAGCTTTGATGCCCCTGCCTCAGTTATGGGCGGTCTTCTTCTTTATCATGATCATATTCCTGGGACTGGATAGTGAG TTTGTGTATCATGAAGCCCTGGTGACGGCCATCTCGGATATGTATCCCTCCTTCTTCCAAATCGGACATCGGCGTAAATTTCTTCTCCTCTTCATAAGTGCTGCCAGCTTCCTTGTTGGTCTGCTAATGGTAACAGAG GGTGGCCTGTATGTCTTCCAGCTTTTTGACTATTATGCCTGTAGTGGAATGACTCTTCTTACTTTTGCTATCCTTCAGTCCATCTGTGTTGGATGGGTGTATG GTGCTGATCGCCTCTATGATAGCATTGAGGATATGATTGGATATCGGCCCTGGCCCTTCATGAAGTGCTGCTGGAAATATCTAACACCAGCTGTATGCACA GgaacatttttcttttccttGGTTAAATACACTCCTCTGAGGTTCAACAATGTGTATGAGTATCCCTGGTGGGGTTATGCGATTGGTGGCTTCTTCACCCTTTCCTCCACTCTACTAGTTCCACTGTGGATCATTTATTTGGTTAGCACTACTCCAGGGTCTATGCGACAG AGAGTAAGAGTCTTGTGTACTCCTGCTGAAGACCTGCCTGATCCTAAACGCCCAAAACAGAAGCTAAACACTGTTTCTTTTGAGACCTTCACAGACCTATTGACTTTAAGAACTGTTCATACACCCAACACACTACCTCACAGAGACATTGTCTGA